The Salinicoccus roseus genome window below encodes:
- a CDS encoding MurR/RpiR family transcriptional regulator produces the protein MFSVLSQIRKRFEYMTPVEQRIANFMLDNPTKVINMPVKDIARNSDTSDAAIVRFSKRIGLAGIKELKVELAKELHTLEKENISRVIDLEQDTHKDIFDKVFKNTIQALYNTEKIVNRKAMKEAAHLFAKSENTFIFGVGDSANVGNELEQKLHRVNINAFFTADKYLCMTRLSNAKENDVLFLITLSGKTKEVVEVVKLAKKLGVKTIILTQNHASIAKRNADIAIEITEEETNIQYMNMTSRIAQLVICDVLFFYICRELGASAYDTIIKTYDVTH, from the coding sequence ATGTTTTCGGTATTGAGCCAGATTCGTAAACGATTTGAATATATGACCCCAGTGGAGCAGCGCATTGCAAATTTCATGCTGGACAACCCCACGAAAGTGATCAACATGCCGGTGAAGGACATTGCGAGAAACAGCGACACCAGTGACGCGGCGATCGTCAGGTTTTCCAAGAGGATCGGACTTGCAGGCATCAAGGAATTGAAGGTGGAGCTTGCAAAGGAACTCCATACGCTGGAAAAGGAGAACATCTCCAGGGTCATCGATCTTGAACAGGACACGCATAAGGATATTTTTGATAAAGTATTCAAAAATACCATCCAGGCACTCTATAATACTGAAAAGATCGTCAACAGGAAGGCGATGAAGGAGGCGGCCCATCTTTTCGCCAAATCGGAGAACACATTCATATTCGGGGTCGGGGATTCGGCGAATGTTGGGAATGAACTCGAACAGAAGCTACATAGGGTCAATATAAACGCCTTCTTTACCGCCGATAAATATCTGTGCATGACGCGGTTGTCCAATGCAAAGGAGAACGATGTACTCTTCCTCATCACTTTGTCGGGCAAGACGAAAGAAGTAGTGGAAGTTGTGAAACTGGCCAAGAAGCTCGGGGTCAAAACGATCATCCTGACACAGAATCATGCTTCCATCGCAAAAAGGAACGCCGATATCGCGATAGAGATCACTGAAGAAGAGACGAATATACAATATATGAACATGACAAGCCGCATCGCGCAGCTGGTCATCTGTGATGTGCTGTTCTTCTATATCTGCCGGGAACTTGGCGCCTCTGCATATGATACGATCATCAAGACATACGATGTCACCCACTGA
- a CDS encoding glycoside hydrolase family 32 protein, with protein MKFDSNTEAFKALGEADNDSLNERLEKAQDDQWRQKYHVQPIAGSMNSIAGFVHHEGLYHIFYQWSPFADKRTRCLYHVTSDDLVYFENRGIVKMLSDGAYSGSAFVMEEDIHLYHTEVRSNTVYQQYTPFTTQAGALHPGRTVPVIKGVPPEYGWLMKDPKVWHEDGRHFMLLGAASPEDYGRLLVFEGETPSSFEYRGELKTGLDQFGFMWEAPDYFELDGHQVFMFCPQGLDKYRNNYWNIYQSGYIIGEADCEALTLDHGPFHELDHGFDFYAPKTLRNGNGERLMIGWMGMKETAYPTGEAWSHCLTLPRELSIEEGRLKQRPAASLRKLREAEMTAEGYFNHRPKKVRDFYGDSYELVMDILENDATRIHIDLRVSRREQTSLIYETDTQTLILDTAFSGAMPENVDGTDRKVVLDSPLASLHIFVDVSSIEIFANDGEAVMTARIFPSDRATGMEVSTEIGSCHVKMTRYSLKQLSLKPVLDHR; from the coding sequence GTGAAATTCGATTCGAACACTGAAGCGTTTAAAGCGTTGGGAGAAGCGGACAATGACTCATTGAATGAACGGCTTGAAAAGGCACAGGATGACCAGTGGAGGCAGAAATACCATGTACAGCCCATCGCCGGCAGCATGAATTCGATTGCCGGATTCGTCCACCACGAGGGCTTGTACCATATCTTCTATCAATGGTCCCCCTTTGCCGACAAAAGAACGAGATGCCTATATCATGTGACTTCGGATGACCTTGTTTATTTTGAGAACAGGGGAATAGTAAAGATGTTGTCGGACGGAGCCTATTCAGGCTCCGCTTTTGTAATGGAAGAAGATATCCACCTCTACCACACTGAAGTGCGTTCGAACACGGTGTATCAGCAATATACCCCCTTCACAACACAGGCTGGTGCCCTTCATCCGGGCAGGACGGTACCGGTCATCAAAGGCGTACCGCCCGAGTACGGCTGGTTGATGAAGGATCCGAAAGTCTGGCATGAGGATGGCAGGCATTTCATGCTGCTCGGGGCCGCTTCCCCGGAAGATTACGGCCGCCTCCTCGTCTTTGAAGGGGAGACACCTTCGTCTTTCGAGTACAGGGGTGAATTGAAGACCGGACTCGACCAGTTCGGCTTCATGTGGGAGGCACCGGATTATTTTGAATTGGACGGCCACCAGGTATTCATGTTCTGTCCGCAGGGGCTCGACAAGTACAGGAACAACTATTGGAACATCTATCAGTCGGGCTATATCATCGGTGAGGCGGACTGCGAAGCATTGACACTCGACCATGGCCCGTTCCATGAACTGGACCATGGCTTCGATTTCTATGCACCAAAGACGCTCCGCAATGGGAATGGCGAACGTCTGATGATCGGCTGGATGGGGATGAAGGAGACGGCCTATCCGACCGGGGAGGCTTGGTCGCATTGTCTGACCCTGCCCCGCGAATTGTCGATTGAGGAAGGGAGATTGAAGCAGAGGCCGGCTGCGTCACTCAGGAAACTGAGGGAAGCGGAGATGACCGCTGAAGGTTATTTCAACCACCGCCCAAAAAAAGTGAGGGATTTCTACGGGGACAGCTACGAACTCGTCATGGATATCCTTGAGAACGACGCGACCCGCATCCATATCGATCTGAGGGTGAGCAGAAGGGAGCAGACGAGCCTGATCTATGAGACGGATACTCAGACACTTATTCTGGATACGGCCTTCAGCGGTGCAATGCCCGAGAATGTGGACGGAACAGACAGGAAGGTTGTTCTTGATTCTCCGCTTGCAAGCCTTCATATATTCGTTGATGTCTCAAGCATCGAAATCTTCGCCAATGACGGGGAAGCGGTAATGACGGCACGCATCTTCCCCTCCGATAGAGCGACGGGCATGGAGGTATCTACGGAAATCGGAAGCTGCCATGTCAAGATGACCAGATACAGTTTGAAGCAGCTGTCTTTAAAACCGGTGCTCGATCATAGGTAG
- the tatC gene encoding twin-arginine translocase subunit TatC: MTDSEKKEFTEHLEELRKRLLIVMYFFVGALIIGFFLSKPLIYQMQNAPWAESIQMHAFQVTDPLKIYLLVIVIIGLVVVLPVIMYQLWAFVAPGLYGNERKLTLSYIPIVMILMLIGMAFGYFVLVPYIIQFTFELSEDMGIETTIGINQYFGFLFRTVLPFGVIFQMPILVLFLTQLGLLTPMFLKKNRKYAYFILLVIAALIAPPDLMTHIMLTIPMIVLYEISIYISKIGYRRHLKAEQKAIEESLDSD; the protein is encoded by the coding sequence ATGACAGACTCGGAAAAAAAAGAATTTACCGAGCACCTGGAAGAGTTGAGGAAGCGTCTGCTCATTGTCATGTATTTCTTTGTCGGCGCGTTGATTATAGGGTTTTTCCTCTCCAAGCCACTGATATACCAGATGCAGAATGCCCCATGGGCAGAGTCGATCCAAATGCACGCATTCCAGGTCACGGACCCGTTGAAGATCTATCTGCTCGTGATCGTCATAATCGGTCTTGTAGTGGTATTGCCGGTCATCATGTACCAGCTGTGGGCATTTGTGGCACCGGGATTGTACGGAAATGAACGGAAGTTGACGCTGAGCTACATACCGATCGTCATGATCCTCATGCTGATCGGCATGGCTTTCGGCTACTTCGTACTTGTCCCTTATATCATCCAGTTCACTTTCGAGCTTTCGGAAGATATGGGAATCGAGACGACCATCGGCATCAACCAGTATTTCGGCTTCCTCTTCAGGACAGTCCTGCCATTCGGTGTCATATTCCAGATGCCGATCCTGGTGCTTTTCCTGACACAGCTTGGCCTGTTGACACCGATGTTCCTAAAGAAGAACAGAAAGTATGCCTATTTCATCCTGCTGGTGATTGCGGCGCTTATTGCCCCACCAGATCTGATGACGCATATCATGCTGACGATACCAATGATCGTACTATACGAAATCAGCATATACATTTCAAAAATCGGCTATCGGAGGCATTTGAAGGCAGAACAGAAGGCAATAGAAGAATCTTTGGATTCCGACTAG
- a CDS encoding twin-arginine translocase TatA/TatE family subunit → MAVGPTSMIVIAVVALIIFGPKKLPQFGRAMGSTLKEFKDATKGLATDDDDEEEELERKKQPKKIEAVEVEKAEETKV, encoded by the coding sequence ATGGCAGTAGGGCCGACAAGTATGATTGTAATCGCTGTGGTAGCATTGATCATATTCGGACCCAAGAAGCTTCCTCAGTTCGGACGCGCAATGGGCTCCACTTTAAAGGAATTTAAAGACGCAACCAAGGGCCTTGCTACGGACGATGATGACGAAGAAGAAGAACTCGAGAGAAAAAAGCAGCCGAAGAAAATTGAAGCAGTTGAAGTTGAAAAAGCTGAAGAAACAAAAGTATAG
- a CDS encoding redox-sensing transcriptional repressor Rex: protein MKIEICYNISTECNKRGVGHLNSKKKIPNATMKRLPLYYRFFKNSEKSGVDRVSSREISEALDIDSATIRRDFSYFGELGRKGYGYNVKSLLNFFMEHIQGNEVKNVAIIGAGNLGSALLNYKFSNINDRMNVVAAFDSNDEIVGTSINDTLVYHPDELEDMVSRHNIDVAILTLPAEVSQAMAERLVDAGIKGILNFTPIRLDVNDGIYVHNIDLSVELQALFFYMKHI from the coding sequence ATGAAAATCGAGATATGCTATAATATATCAACAGAGTGTAATAAACGAGGTGTGGGACATTTGAACAGTAAAAAGAAAATCCCAAATGCAACTATGAAACGTCTCCCTTTATACTATAGATTTTTTAAGAACTCTGAAAAATCCGGTGTGGACAGAGTCTCATCCAGAGAGATCAGTGAGGCATTGGATATTGACTCTGCCACTATAAGGCGAGACTTCTCCTATTTTGGGGAGCTTGGCAGAAAAGGGTACGGCTACAATGTCAAAAGCCTTCTGAACTTCTTCATGGAACACATCCAGGGGAATGAAGTGAAGAATGTTGCGATCATTGGTGCCGGCAATCTGGGCAGCGCGTTATTAAACTACAAATTCAGTAATATAAATGATAGAATGAACGTAGTTGCCGCCTTTGACAGCAATGATGAAATTGTTGGAACATCCATCAACGATACATTAGTATATCATCCAGATGAACTTGAAGATATGGTCAGTAGACATAACATAGACGTTGCGATACTCACCCTGCCGGCAGAGGTCAGCCAGGCGATGGCTGAACGGCTTGTAGATGCGGGCATCAAGGGTATACTCAACTTCACACCTATCAGATTGGACGTAAATGATGGAATCTATGTACACAATATAGATTTGAGTGTTGAATTGCAGGCGCTATTCTTTTATATGAAACATATCTAG